In one Rutidosis leptorrhynchoides isolate AG116_Rl617_1_P2 chromosome 8, CSIRO_AGI_Rlap_v1, whole genome shotgun sequence genomic region, the following are encoded:
- the LOC139862328 gene encoding dnaJ protein P58IPK homolog produces MMKIRNIMSVMDLTAWRGFIYTLFILHFVFACQILLLQPLVSALDGKSGDTAELFERVSNSIKVKRYSEAINDLNTAIEADPSLSEAYWRRASVLRQLCRYEESAKSYKKFLEMKPGNSVVEKELSQLHQAQSALDTANTLFDSGDYIKALDFIDKVVLIFSPACSQAKLLKIRLLLAAKDYAGTISEAGYILKEDEDNLEALLLRGRAYYYLADHDVATRHYQKGLRLDPEHSELKKAYFGLKNLLKKTRNAEENEKKGKLRVAVEDYKAALALDPDHVAHNVHLHFGLCKLLVKLGRGKDALNACTEVLTIDEEHIEALVQRGEAKLLTEDFEGAVADIKAAAEKSPQDMGIRESLMKAEKALKLSQRKDWYKILGVSKTASISEIKRAYKKLALQWHPDKNVDNREEAENKFREIAAAYEILGDDDKRAKFDNGEDIDEGMNMGGGGGGFNPFGAGGFGGGGGGYTFHFEGGFPGGGFGGFHM; encoded by the exons ATGATGAAGATAAGGAATATAATGTCAGTTATGGATTTGACAGCGTGGCGAGGCTTCATATACACTTTATTCATACTCCATTTTGTATTCGCTTGCCAAATCCTTCTTCTTCAACCACTTGTTTCTGCCCTag ATGGAAAATCGGGCGATACCGCTGAACTATTTGAAAGAGTTTCAAATAGTATTAAGGTGAAACGTTATAGTGAAGCAATCAATGATCTTAATACTGCAATTGAGGCTGATCCTTCACTTTCAGAAGCGTATTGGCGTCGAGCTTCTGTTCTTCGTCAGTTGTGCAG ATATGAAGAGTCTGCAAAGAGCTACAAAAAGTTTCTTGAAATGAAACCTGGAAATTCAGTCGTTGAAAAGGAGTTATCTCAGTTGCATCAAGCGCAAAGTGCTTTAGATACAGCCAACACCCTTTTTGATTCAGGTGATTATATAAAAGCTTTGGATTTCATCGACAAAGTGGTTCTTATTTTTTCTCCTGCTTGCTCACAG GCTAAACTACTAAAGATTAGGTTATTGTTAGCTGCTAAGGATTATGCAGGGACGATTTCAGAGGCAGGATACATACTTAAAGAAGACGAGGATAATCTAGAAGCTTTGTTGCTCCGTGGTCGAGCCTATTATTATTTAGCTGATCACGATGTTGCTACCAG GCATTACCAGAAAGGGCTCCGTCTAGATCCAGAGCACAGTGAATTGAAGAAAGCATATTTTGGATTGAAGAATTTGTTGAAAAAGACAAGAAAT GCAGAAGAAAATGAAAAAAAGGGTAAGTTGCGTGTTGCGGTGGAGGATTACAAGGCTGCCCTTGCGTTAGACCCTGATCATGTTGCACATAATGTTCATCTTCATTTTGGGTTGTGTAAGCTTTTGGTTAAGCTCGGTAGAGGTAAAGATGCCCTAAACGCTTGCACTGAAGTTCTTACAATCGATGAAGAACATATCGAAGCTTTGGTtcag AGGGGTGAAGCCAAATTATTGACAGAGGATTTTGAGGGAGCTGTTGCAGATATAAAGGCAGCTGCAGAAAAATCGCCTCAG GACATGGGCATCCGGGAATCACTCATGAAGGCTGAGAAAGCTTTGAAATTAAGCCAACGTAAGGATTGGTACAAGATTTTGGGCGTTTCAAAGACTGCATCAATATCAGAAATAAAACGAGCTTATAAAAAGTTAGCTTTGCAATGGCATCCGGATAAGAATGTTGATAATAGAGAAGAAGCAGAGAATAAATTCAGAGAAATAGCTGCTGCATATGAG ATTCTTGGTGATGATGACAAACGTGCGAAATTTGATAATGGTGAAGATATTGATGAGGGCATGAATATGGGTGGTGGAGGAGGCGGATTTAACCCTTTTGGTGCAGGCGgttttggtggtggtggtggtggttatacATTTCACTTCGAAGGCGGTTTTCCTGGCGGCGGTTTCGGCGGTTTTCACATGTAA